One window of Thermocoleostomius sinensis A174 genomic DNA carries:
- a CDS encoding FGGY-family carbohydrate kinase produces the protein MKPAYLGIDFGTSGARAIVIDADRQIQAQTSIKFAASIAAADLAESWRTTLFQLIAQLPAELRSQLQSIAINGTSSTVLICDCQGQPIAPPLLYNDARGATALDQVKAIAPPNHTVVSATSSLAKLLWLAEEREQGTGRREQEEDSRSRNLSTYPAPHFLHQADWLSFLLHGKLGISDYHNALKLGYDVGELRYPGWLQRASIPFQLPIVVAPGTPIAPVQVDLSERFGLPTDCMVCAGTTDSIAAFLASGAASPGEAVTSLGSTLVLKLLSEARVDDSHYGIYSHRLGNLWLVGGASNTGGAVLQQFFTAEELQSLSQQIQPDRPSPFNYYPLPKPGERFPINDPALSPRLEPRPNNPVEFLHGLLESIARIEAEGYQRLQQLGATALTQVYTAGGGAKNAAWTMIRSRHLHVPVLPSAQTEAAYGTALLARKGREEQGTMRKEKM, from the coding sequence ATGAAACCCGCTTATCTCGGTATTGACTTTGGAACCTCTGGCGCACGGGCGATCGTCATTGACGCCGATCGGCAAATCCAAGCCCAAACTAGTATCAAGTTTGCCGCCTCGATTGCCGCAGCCGATTTAGCAGAGAGTTGGCGAACCACCTTATTTCAGCTAATTGCGCAATTGCCAGCAGAACTACGTTCACAACTTCAGTCGATCGCCATCAATGGGACTTCTTCCACCGTGCTCATTTGTGATTGTCAAGGGCAGCCAATTGCCCCACCTCTGCTCTACAACGATGCGCGAGGAGCCACTGCGTTAGATCAGGTGAAAGCGATTGCCCCACCCAATCACACGGTTGTCAGCGCCACATCTAGCTTGGCAAAACTGCTGTGGTTGGCGGAAGAGAGGGAACAGGGAACAGGGAGGAGGGAACAGGAGGAGGATTCTCGGTCTAGGAACTTGTCCACTTACCCCGCTCCCCACTTTCTTCACCAAGCTGACTGGCTCTCTTTCCTGCTGCATGGCAAGTTGGGAATTAGCGACTATCACAATGCGCTGAAGTTGGGCTATGACGTGGGGGAGTTGCGCTATCCTGGCTGGTTGCAGCGTGCGTCAATTCCGTTTCAACTACCAATCGTTGTGGCACCGGGAACGCCGATCGCTCCTGTGCAGGTAGACCTATCCGAGCGGTTTGGTTTGCCGACTGACTGTATGGTCTGTGCGGGAACAACCGACAGCATTGCCGCTTTTCTTGCCAGTGGTGCAGCGTCACCCGGTGAAGCGGTGACATCGTTAGGCTCAACGTTAGTCCTCAAATTATTGAGCGAAGCCCGCGTTGATGATAGTCACTACGGCATTTACAGCCATCGATTGGGGAATTTATGGCTAGTGGGTGGTGCATCAAACACCGGAGGAGCCGTGTTGCAACAGTTTTTTACAGCCGAAGAGCTACAATCTCTGAGCCAACAGATTCAGCCCGATCGCCCCAGTCCCTTCAACTATTACCCTTTACCCAAACCCGGCGAACGCTTCCCGATCAATGATCCCGCCTTGTCACCTCGCCTAGAACCCCGTCCAAATAATCCTGTCGAATTTCTGCATGGTTTATTAGAAAGCATAGCCCGCATCGAAGCAGAAGGATACCAACGCTTGCAACAACTAGGAGCCACGGCTCTGACTCAGGTCTACACGGCTGGCGGCGGAGCCAAAAATGCTGCATGGACAATGATTCGATCGCGCCACTTACACGTCCCAGTCCTTCCATCTGCGCAAACCGAAGCCGCCTATGGTACGGCTTTACTAGCAAGGAAAGGAAGGGAGGAACAAGGAACGATGAGGAAGGAAAAAATGTAA
- the urtD gene encoding urea ABC transporter ATP-binding protein UrtD, whose amino-acid sequence MSDKILEIENLTVSFDGFKALNNLNFSMDTGELRVIIGPNGAGKTTFLDIITGKTKPTEGQVRFKGRNLRSYSEHQIAQMGIGRKFQTPRVYLNLSPRENLEIACNPHKGVFPTLFKRPPSAERRTIAGLLETIGLIHKADMKANLLSHGEKQWLEIGMLVAQSPDLLLVDEPVAGLTDEETERTGELLLSLAESHSIIVIEHDMEFVRQIARQVTVLHQGSVLCEGTIDEVQSDPQVIEVYLGQPLHDTDAHSDHQTLQTAIEGVTAIQ is encoded by the coding sequence ATGAGCGACAAAATCTTGGAGATTGAAAATCTCACCGTCAGTTTTGATGGCTTCAAGGCCCTCAACAATCTCAACTTCAGCATGGATACAGGTGAGTTGCGGGTGATTATTGGCCCCAACGGAGCCGGCAAAACCACCTTTCTAGATATCATCACTGGTAAAACCAAGCCTACCGAAGGGCAGGTGCGCTTTAAGGGACGCAATCTGCGATCGTATTCGGAACATCAAATTGCTCAGATGGGCATAGGGCGAAAGTTTCAGACCCCACGGGTCTACCTTAACCTCAGCCCCCGCGAAAACCTAGAAATTGCCTGCAACCCTCATAAAGGAGTGTTTCCCACGCTGTTTAAGCGTCCTCCCTCGGCTGAACGACGTACCATTGCTGGCTTGCTAGAGACGATCGGATTGATTCACAAAGCCGATATGAAGGCTAATCTGCTGTCGCATGGCGAAAAACAGTGGTTGGAAATTGGTATGTTGGTGGCGCAATCTCCCGATTTGCTGTTGGTAGACGAACCTGTAGCCGGACTGACCGACGAAGAGACCGAGCGCACTGGAGAATTGCTGCTTTCCCTGGCTGAAAGCCACTCCATTATTGTAATTGAGCACGATATGGAATTTGTGCGGCAAATTGCTCGCCAAGTTACTGTCTTGCACCAAGGCTCCGTTCTCTGCGAAGGCACGATCGACGAAGTGCAAAGCGATCCACAGGTGATTGAAGTTTATCTGGGGCAGCCCCTGCACGACACTGACGCTCATTCGGATCATCAAACCTTACAAACCGCAATTGAAGGCGTCACTGCTATCCAGTAA
- the urtA gene encoding urea ABC transporter substrate-binding protein, producing the protein MARQFGRRRFLMYGSAALGTSVLLKACANGETTSTSESPAATDAGTQVAASPAASGDAIKVGVLHSLSGTMAISEKSVVDSTLLAIEEINNAGGVLGKQIQPIVEDGASDWPTFAEKARKLIEEDQVVVVFGCWTSASRKAVLPVFEEKNHMLFYPVQYEGQECSKNIFYTGAAPNQQIEPSVDWLLENKGTDFYLVGSDYVFPRTANTIIKAQLEAKNGTTVGEDYLPLGNTEVAPIIAKIRSALPNGGVIYNTLNGDSNVAFFKQLKGAGLGPDRYPVMSVSIAEEEVKAIGTDFLEGQYAAWNYFMTVDSPANTKFVDAFRAKYGNERVTNDPMEAGYISVNIWKQAVEQAGSEGTPTDLEAVRQAAYGQTFEAPGGTVTMNTNHHLSKTVRIGEVRDDGLFEIVYATDGPVDPVPWNQFVAETQGFTCDWTKTDEANPGKFKA; encoded by the coding sequence ATGGCAAGGCAATTTGGTCGCCGTAGATTTTTGATGTATGGTTCCGCTGCATTAGGAACCAGTGTTCTCTTGAAAGCTTGCGCCAACGGTGAAACCACTAGCACAAGTGAGTCTCCAGCCGCTACCGATGCAGGAACACAAGTGGCGGCTTCTCCAGCTGCTAGCGGAGATGCAATCAAGGTAGGAGTGCTGCACTCACTCAGCGGCACGATGGCTATCAGCGAAAAGAGCGTTGTTGATTCAACCCTGCTGGCGATCGAAGAAATTAACAATGCAGGTGGTGTGCTAGGCAAACAAATTCAGCCGATTGTGGAAGACGGCGCATCCGATTGGCCCACGTTTGCGGAAAAAGCACGCAAATTGATCGAAGAAGACCAAGTAGTAGTGGTCTTTGGTTGTTGGACCTCTGCCAGCCGTAAAGCAGTACTACCCGTATTTGAAGAGAAGAACCACATGCTCTTCTATCCGGTGCAGTATGAAGGGCAGGAATGCTCCAAAAATATTTTTTACACCGGGGCGGCCCCCAACCAACAGATCGAACCCTCAGTAGACTGGTTGCTGGAAAATAAGGGAACCGATTTCTATCTGGTGGGTTCAGATTATGTCTTCCCGCGTACCGCTAACACCATTATCAAAGCGCAACTAGAAGCGAAGAATGGTACGACAGTAGGTGAAGATTATCTGCCCTTGGGCAACACGGAAGTTGCGCCGATTATTGCCAAGATTCGATCGGCGTTACCCAACGGCGGTGTGATTTACAACACTCTCAACGGCGACAGCAACGTGGCTTTCTTCAAGCAGTTGAAGGGCGCAGGGTTAGGTCCCGATCGCTATCCGGTGATGTCGGTCAGTATTGCCGAAGAAGAAGTGAAGGCGATCGGCACTGACTTCCTGGAGGGGCAATATGCCGCGTGGAACTACTTCATGACCGTCGATTCGCCTGCTAACACGAAGTTTGTGGATGCGTTCAGGGCGAAGTACGGCAACGAACGAGTCACCAACGATCCGATGGAAGCGGGCTATATCTCGGTCAACATCTGGAAACAAGCCGTGGAGCAAGCGGGCAGCGAAGGCACGCCTACGGACCTTGAGGCGGTGCGTCAAGCGGCCTATGGTCAAACCTTCGAGGCTCCCGGTGGAACCGTGACGATGAACACAAATCATCACTTGTCGAAGACAGTACGAATCGGGGAAGTGCGCGATGATGGTTTGTTTGAGATTGTCTACGCTACCGATGGTCCGGTTGACCCAGTGCCTTGGAACCAATTTGTAGCCGAAACGCAGGGCTTTACCTGTGACTGGACGAAGACCGACGAGGCAAACCCCGGCAAGTTCAAGGCATAA
- a CDS encoding ABC transporter permease subunit, translating to MLPSILDGIFNGLSIGSILLLAALGLAIVFGLMGVINMAHGELMMLGAYTTFVVQNVFRPLGEPFSQFYIFAALIMAFIVAALVGLILERGVIRHLYGRPLETLLATWGVSLILQQFVRSVNWVMIAGLVVFCGLFFGGLALLRRRADFEGRRRWFILVLLPLSVAIAFGIGSLLSNAYGLTVTQPWFGAQNVDVTAPRWLQGGLPIGNYQLPYTRMFIMLLTVLCVAGIYFFLNKTPWGLRIRSVTQNRSMSACLGIPTQKVDALTFALGSGLAGIAGCAVSLLGSVGPNTGQNYIVNTFMVVVVGGVGKLVGTIIGALVIGLIDYVIGAGILAFAFSSIQPLADFFTFFATTSMAKVMVFFLIVLFLQFRPAGLFPQKGRTVDA from the coding sequence TTGCTACCTAGCATCTTAGATGGAATCTTTAATGGATTAAGTATTGGCTCAATTTTGCTGCTGGCAGCGTTGGGGCTGGCGATCGTGTTTGGACTAATGGGCGTCATCAACATGGCGCATGGCGAATTGATGATGCTGGGAGCCTACACCACATTTGTTGTACAAAATGTTTTCCGGCCGCTGGGCGAGCCGTTTTCCCAGTTTTATATCTTTGCTGCCCTAATCATGGCCTTCATCGTTGCTGCTTTGGTAGGGCTAATTCTAGAACGGGGCGTGATTCGCCACCTCTACGGACGACCACTGGAAACGCTGCTGGCAACCTGGGGCGTTAGTCTAATTCTGCAACAGTTTGTTCGCAGCGTGAACTGGGTGATGATTGCCGGACTGGTGGTGTTCTGTGGGCTGTTCTTTGGCGGGCTGGCGCTGTTGCGGCGGCGAGCCGACTTTGAAGGGCGGCGTCGCTGGTTTATTTTGGTGCTGTTGCCGCTGTCGGTGGCGATCGCGTTTGGCATTGGCTCACTACTCAGCAACGCTTACGGTCTGACCGTCACCCAACCCTGGTTTGGCGCGCAAAACGTCGATGTGACGGCTCCTCGTTGGCTGCAAGGAGGGCTGCCGATCGGTAACTATCAACTGCCCTACACTCGCATGTTTATCATGTTGCTGACAGTCTTGTGCGTGGCCGGTATTTACTTCTTTCTCAACAAAACCCCGTGGGGACTGCGCATTCGATCAGTGACGCAAAACCGCAGCATGAGCGCATGTTTGGGTATTCCTACGCAAAAAGTAGATGCCCTCACCTTTGCGCTGGGGTCTGGCTTGGCGGGGATTGCCGGGTGCGCAGTTAGCCTGCTGGGGTCGGTAGGGCCCAACACGGGACAAAATTACATTGTTAACACCTTCATGGTCGTGGTGGTGGGTGGCGTTGGCAAACTGGTGGGCACAATCATTGGGGCACTGGTGATTGGTTTAATCGATTACGTGATTGGTGCAGGCATCCTAGCGTTTGCGTTCTCATCGATCCAACCCTTAGCTGACTTCTTCACCTTCTTTGCTACCACCAGCATGGCTAAGGTCATGGTCTTCTTCTTGATTGTCCTCTTCTTGCAGTTCCGTCCCGCTGGTTTGTTCCCGCAGAAAGGGCGAACGGTGGATGCATAG
- the ureG gene encoding urease accessory protein UreG, whose amino-acid sequence MHTLRVGIAGPVGSGKTALVDALCKAMRDHFNIAVVTNDIYTQEDAQFLVRSQALERDRIIGVETGGCPHTAIREDASINLVAIEQLERSFNQLDLVFVESGGDNLASTFSPELVDLTIYVIDVAAGDKIPRKGGPGITRSDLLVINKIDLAPLVGANLEVMERDARKMRGEKPFVFTNLKTKQGLEVVIDLITLHLEKQDRASNIAT is encoded by the coding sequence ATGCACACGCTGCGAGTTGGAATTGCTGGCCCCGTTGGCTCTGGAAAAACGGCCTTGGTGGATGCTTTGTGCAAAGCCATGCGAGATCACTTCAATATTGCCGTTGTTACCAATGACATCTATACCCAAGAAGATGCCCAGTTTTTGGTGCGCAGTCAGGCCCTAGAGCGCGATCGGATTATTGGCGTGGAAACGGGTGGCTGTCCTCATACAGCGATTCGGGAGGATGCTTCGATTAATTTAGTGGCGATCGAACAACTAGAGCGCAGCTTCAACCAACTTGATTTAGTTTTCGTTGAAAGCGGCGGCGATAATCTGGCGTCTACCTTCAGTCCAGAACTGGTCGATCTAACCATTTATGTGATTGATGTAGCGGCTGGTGACAAAATTCCGCGCAAAGGTGGGCCGGGGATCACTCGATCTGACCTGCTGGTAATTAACAAAATTGATCTTGCTCCGCTGGTTGGAGCCAATTTAGAGGTAATGGAGCGCGACGCTCGCAAAATGCGAGGGGAAAAGCCATTTGTATTCACAAATCTTAAAACTAAGCAAGGGTTAGAAGTAGTTATTGATTTAATTACGCTTCACCTGGAAAAACAGGATCGGGCTAGCAATATAGCAACTTAG
- a CDS encoding ABC transporter ATP-binding protein — MANFLDLVRYFRSYWSLAIFSIAMSSLFEIIDLVVPYTIGQLLNVLSNQAIDAPLQLFTNQIATLAQQPPSQSLSVAVLLGIIFVVTVVRAPLQPWLSHWFHWDIALRSRRDHTGRTIAKILTLPLEFYDENNAGRIAGRVARGLSNHTWTYPEISGQMIPKILRVVGIFVLILVIDWRIAILFLLSFVVILWFTWKTLKQLITKEEVLDRYEENTESRTSEIITNIKTVKAFATEAKELQRQQERLQRQFKIVSLRIHKGYTILFTWQRFVIQTSVFVVLALTLWATLQGQISLGHFITTLTVSSMAYAELEPISGLAEVFARRYASMQRLHQFMKLPVGDDSANLADPPEAVRHYRFTGKVHFDRIYFGYDADRPVLQDINLLIEPYQTVALVGRSGSGKSTMVKLLFRYFDPQQGRILIDGQDTRSLDITGYRRRLAIVHQEVDVFNGTLLDNLKYGNPLVTFEEIEKACQIARVDEFIHLLPNGYYTVVGERGVRLSGGQRQRLGIARALLMNPDVLVFDEATSSLDYESERSIQLAMRSILGTRTTIIIAHRLSTVREADKIVVLDQGRILEVGSHEQLLTRGGIYHRLHTLQETGELLA; from the coding sequence ATGGCAAATTTCTTAGATCTTGTGCGCTACTTCCGATCGTATTGGTCGCTCGCAATCTTCAGTATTGCGATGAGCAGCCTGTTTGAAATTATTGATCTGGTTGTGCCTTACACAATTGGTCAACTGCTAAATGTTCTGTCGAATCAGGCGATCGATGCGCCGCTGCAATTGTTTACCAATCAAATTGCTACACTGGCCCAACAGCCGCCCAGCCAATCCTTGTCTGTTGCGGTACTGCTCGGGATTATTTTTGTCGTAACAGTGGTGCGTGCGCCGCTGCAACCCTGGCTAAGCCACTGGTTTCACTGGGATATTGCCCTACGATCGCGCCGAGATCACACTGGGCGCACAATCGCCAAAATTCTCACTTTGCCATTGGAGTTCTACGACGAAAACAACGCTGGACGGATTGCCGGACGAGTCGCTAGAGGATTATCCAATCATACTTGGACATATCCCGAAATTTCGGGTCAAATGATTCCGAAGATTCTGCGAGTAGTGGGCATTTTTGTTCTAATTTTAGTGATTGATTGGCGAATCGCAATCCTTTTTCTGTTATCATTCGTAGTCATTCTTTGGTTCACTTGGAAGACGCTAAAACAGTTAATTACGAAAGAAGAGGTTCTCGATCGCTATGAAGAGAACACCGAAAGCCGGACATCTGAGATCATTACTAACATCAAAACGGTGAAGGCATTTGCCACCGAAGCCAAAGAACTGCAACGACAGCAAGAGCGGCTGCAACGACAGTTCAAGATTGTCAGCTTGCGGATTCACAAAGGGTACACAATTCTGTTTACCTGGCAGCGATTCGTGATTCAAACTTCGGTATTTGTGGTATTGGCGCTGACGCTATGGGCCACGCTGCAAGGACAGATTTCGCTGGGACATTTCATCACCACGTTAACGGTTTCAAGCATGGCTTATGCAGAACTTGAACCGATTAGCGGCTTAGCCGAAGTGTTTGCCCGTCGCTATGCGTCCATGCAGCGATTGCATCAGTTCATGAAGCTTCCCGTTGGCGACGATTCCGCTAATTTGGCTGACCCACCCGAAGCCGTGCGTCATTATCGGTTCACAGGAAAGGTACATTTCGATCGCATCTACTTTGGCTATGATGCCGATCGCCCGGTGTTGCAAGACATCAACTTGCTGATCGAACCGTACCAAACGGTGGCCTTGGTGGGCCGATCGGGTTCAGGAAAGTCAACCATGGTGAAGCTGCTGTTTCGGTACTTTGATCCTCAACAGGGTCGGATTCTGATTGACGGGCAAGATACGCGCAGTTTGGACATCACTGGCTATCGACGACGACTGGCGATCGTTCACCAAGAAGTAGATGTCTTCAACGGCACATTGTTAGATAACCTCAAATACGGCAATCCCTTGGTTACGTTTGAGGAAATCGAGAAAGCGTGTCAAATTGCCAGAGTCGATGAGTTCATTCACCTTCTACCCAATGGATACTACACGGTTGTGGGTGAGCGGGGTGTGCGCTTATCAGGTGGACAGCGGCAGCGATTGGGCATTGCACGAGCGTTGCTCATGAATCCGGATGTGCTGGTGTTTGATGAAGCTACCTCCAGCCTAGACTACGAATCCGAGCGATCGATTCAGTTGGCCATGCGCAGCATTCTCGGCACTCGTACCACGATCATCATTGCTCACCGACTCAGTACTGTGCGGGAAGCCGACAAAATTGTGGTACTTGATCAGGGTCGAATCCTTGAAGTGGGAAGCCACGAGCAACTGCTGACGCGAGGGGGCATTTACCACCGCTTGCATACGCTGCAAGAAACAGGTGAATTGCTGGCATAG
- a CDS encoding SGNH/GDSL hydrolase family protein has translation MKVAFLILVGIVGLLSIVEVGLRSGFGFGQPLLYLPDAHMGYLLAPNQRTRRFGNRIEINQYSMRGAAITATRPPQTLRVLLIGDSIVNGGWWTDQNQTLSALLQQYLYTQPTGYQHVEILNASANSWGPRNELAYLQHFGGFEAQVIVLLINTDDLFATTPTSVQVGRDRNYPNRKPPLALIEVIHRYLTKPQPIPELEAVQREGGDRVGANLAAIEAIQTIAAQSNAQFLLGITPLLREVGGSGPRDYEKTARQRLTHFTQQQQIPFIDFLPMFNAAANPNSFYRDSIHLNSIGNQQVVEQIGKKIQASFASRNHRK, from the coding sequence GTGAAAGTTGCATTTCTAATTTTGGTTGGCATTGTTGGGTTATTGAGCATCGTTGAGGTAGGCTTGCGATCGGGGTTTGGCTTTGGTCAGCCGTTGTTGTACCTACCTGATGCCCACATGGGGTATCTGTTGGCTCCCAATCAACGCACGCGCCGCTTCGGAAATCGGATTGAAATTAATCAGTATTCCATGCGAGGAGCCGCGATTACTGCCACTCGTCCTCCACAAACGTTGCGAGTGCTGTTAATTGGGGATTCGATCGTCAATGGCGGCTGGTGGACGGATCAAAACCAGACCCTGTCCGCCCTATTACAACAGTATCTCTACACTCAACCGACCGGCTATCAACACGTCGAAATCTTAAATGCCTCTGCTAACTCATGGGGGCCGCGCAACGAACTGGCATATCTACAGCACTTCGGCGGTTTCGAGGCGCAAGTGATTGTGTTGCTCATCAACACTGACGATCTGTTTGCTACAACGCCAACCTCGGTACAAGTGGGGCGCGATCGCAACTACCCTAACCGCAAACCGCCGCTGGCGCTGATTGAAGTGATCCACCGCTACCTCACCAAACCCCAACCCATTCCAGAACTGGAAGCTGTTCAACGAGAAGGGGGCGATCGAGTGGGAGCCAATTTGGCAGCGATTGAGGCTATACAAACAATCGCGGCTCAGTCTAATGCACAATTCCTGTTGGGGATAACGCCACTGCTGCGAGAAGTAGGAGGTTCTGGCCCTCGTGATTACGAGAAAACGGCCCGGCAGCGCCTCACCCATTTCACCCAACAACAGCAAATTCCCTTCATCGATTTTCTGCCCATGTTCAATGCCGCCGCCAATCCCAATTCCTTTTACCGAGATTCCATTCACCTTAACTCGATCGGCAATCAGCAGGTGGTAGAACAAATTGGCAAGAAAATTCAAGCAAGTTTCGCATCACGCAATCACAGAAAATAA
- a CDS encoding YkvA family protein, with the protein MNPIQAVYDWYRNTLRNPKYRWWLIGGSLLYLLSPIDIAPDFIPVIGQIDDVLLMTLLVSEVSQLLIDRVKKNKSGGTPEVVADAQPATKTPVDVNAVQVD; encoded by the coding sequence ATGAATCCTATTCAAGCTGTCTATGACTGGTATCGCAATACGCTTCGTAATCCCAAATACCGTTGGTGGCTAATTGGTGGCTCGCTACTGTATTTGCTCAGCCCGATCGACATTGCTCCAGATTTTATTCCTGTCATTGGACAAATTGATGATGTTTTGTTGATGACGCTGTTGGTATCGGAAGTATCACAATTGTTGATCGATCGGGTTAAAAAGAATAAAAGCGGCGGCACTCCTGAAGTGGTGGCAGATGCTCAACCAGCAACAAAAACGCCAGTGGATGTTAATGCGGTTCAGGTTGACTAG
- the urtC gene encoding urea ABC transporter permease subunit UrtC, with the protein MTADVSVERRGIDWAKRRSLLLEAAIVLAVAVVLMFIAPLVLRGFYLNLLGRFLALAIVALGIDLIWGFTGLLSLGHGVFFTLGGYALAMHLKLQFPPGSSTQLPEFMSLYGGTELPWFWQPFFSFPFAALAVLLIPAIVGGLLGYLIFRNRIRGVYFSILTQATTIIFFNFFNGQQKLFNGTNGLTDFKTLFGVPVSSAGAQRTFYILTILFLALSYALCRWLTSGRFGRLLVAIRDDESRVRFTGYNPTGYKVLVFAISAALAGLAGAMFTLQTGIISPNSMNIAFSIEMVIWVAVGGRASLVGAILGAVLVNLARSLLSTRFPDFWLFFQGGLFLLVVLLLPNGIVGWLRTDGVQLFRSLTGRRKQTLTYPSLEEDPEVEYERQNLGD; encoded by the coding sequence ATGACGGCAGACGTATCGGTCGAAAGACGCGGAATTGATTGGGCGAAACGCCGATCGCTGTTGCTGGAAGCGGCGATCGTGTTGGCAGTGGCGGTAGTGTTGATGTTTATTGCACCACTAGTGCTGCGGGGGTTCTACCTAAACCTGCTGGGACGGTTTTTGGCGCTGGCAATCGTGGCCTTGGGAATTGATTTAATCTGGGGCTTTACGGGACTGCTGAGCTTGGGGCATGGAGTGTTCTTTACTTTGGGCGGCTATGCCTTAGCAATGCACCTCAAGCTTCAGTTTCCGCCAGGTTCCAGTACTCAGCTACCCGAATTTATGTCGCTGTATGGCGGTACAGAGTTGCCCTGGTTTTGGCAACCGTTTTTTTCGTTTCCGTTTGCAGCCTTGGCTGTCCTGCTCATTCCGGCGATCGTGGGTGGTTTGTTGGGCTATTTAATTTTCCGTAACCGAATCCGCGGCGTTTACTTCTCAATCTTGACGCAGGCCACTACCATCATCTTTTTCAATTTCTTCAACGGTCAGCAAAAACTCTTCAATGGTACGAATGGACTGACAGATTTCAAAACCTTATTTGGTGTTCCCGTCAGCAGTGCAGGGGCACAGCGCACTTTCTATATTCTGACGATTCTATTTTTGGCATTGTCCTATGCCTTGTGCCGATGGCTCACCAGCGGTCGCTTTGGTCGCTTGCTAGTGGCGATTCGGGATGACGAAAGCCGGGTACGCTTCACGGGCTATAATCCCACGGGCTATAAAGTGCTGGTGTTTGCCATTTCAGCCGCCCTGGCTGGACTGGCCGGAGCCATGTTCACGCTGCAAACGGGGATAATCTCGCCCAACTCGATGAACATTGCCTTTTCGATCGAAATGGTGATCTGGGTAGCAGTGGGCGGTCGTGCTTCGTTGGTGGGGGCTATTTTGGGGGCTGTGTTAGTCAACTTGGCTCGCAGCTTGCTCAGTACCCGATTTCCTGATTTTTGGCTATTTTTCCAGGGTGGCTTGTTCTTGCTGGTGGTGCTGCTGTTGCCCAACGGCATCGTCGGCTGGCTGCGCACGGATGGCGTGCAACTCTTCCGCTCGCTAACGGGCAGACGCAAACAAACCCTAACCTATCCCAGCCTAGAAGAAGACCCAGAGGTAGAGTATGAGCGACAAAATCTTGGAGATTGA
- a CDS encoding MliC family protein gives MKTVNIGVLLLPVALATIPLSAEAQVSRTTYVYQCDEGGTFKAEFVPEGAVVYLGNETLTLEQIPAASGARYSDGSTTLYTKENEAFVEVDGETVLNNCTVQLDSIEGSTEAETTIDGSVTEESVEGETTTLEESATVESTRLEGTTTTEQTTIQRTETTQQTTTPAPAQTTPAPAPSPAASPAPVRALW, from the coding sequence ATGAAAACCGTCAATATTGGTGTGTTATTGCTTCCAGTTGCACTAGCAACAATTCCCCTCTCTGCCGAGGCGCAAGTATCTAGAACGACGTATGTCTATCAATGTGACGAAGGGGGCACTTTTAAGGCAGAGTTTGTTCCAGAAGGAGCCGTTGTTTACTTGGGTAACGAAACGCTGACCTTGGAACAGATTCCAGCGGCTTCTGGGGCACGCTACTCAGATGGCTCCACTACGCTTTATACCAAGGAAAACGAAGCGTTTGTCGAGGTGGATGGTGAAACGGTGCTAAACAACTGCACCGTTCAGCTAGACTCGATCGAAGGTTCTACTGAAGCAGAAACAACGATCGATGGATCAGTGACAGAGGAATCGGTGGAGGGCGAAACGACCACCCTAGAGGAGTCTGCCACCGTAGAAAGCACCAGGCTAGAGGGCACAACGACCACTGAACAAACCACAATTCAACGGACTGAAACCACCCAGCAAACTACTACTCCAGCGCCTGCCCAAACGACCCCGGCTCCGGCTCCCAGTCCTGCCGCTAGCCCAGCCCCCGTGCGGGCTCTGTGGTAA